A section of the Pimelobacter simplex genome encodes:
- a CDS encoding Lrp/AsnC family transcriptional regulator, which translates to MDDVDARIVALLAADGRMTHREIAQRTGLSRSAAGARLTRLLADAAVVVRGAVNPELLGQRELGYLALGVDGPVLPVARAAAERTDATLVSITTGDRPVVVEVREPDAAGFAAAVAGLRALPGVVAVDTLVYAAVHRDVLGPVGPVTCEVDEVDLDLLRLLQADGRASYVALAEAVGLTPAAVRRRVRRLVASSAVRIGGLARRTRFAGQDVTGVAVRVGGALDPVVAAVLELPDVLFLAATYGRADLLLTLADGRSQPTLDVLERIRSLPGVRDVVTWQHLAIVKESYDALALVPQG; encoded by the coding sequence GTGGACGACGTCGATGCGCGGATCGTCGCGCTCCTGGCCGCCGACGGACGGATGACCCACCGCGAGATCGCCCAGCGCACGGGGCTGTCCCGCTCGGCCGCGGGGGCCCGGCTGACCCGGCTGCTCGCCGACGCCGCGGTCGTCGTCCGCGGCGCGGTCAATCCCGAGCTGCTCGGCCAACGCGAGCTGGGCTACCTCGCGCTCGGGGTGGACGGGCCCGTCCTCCCGGTCGCCCGCGCCGCCGCGGAGCGCACCGATGCCACCCTCGTCTCGATCACCACCGGCGACCGCCCCGTCGTGGTCGAGGTCCGCGAGCCCGATGCGGCGGGCTTCGCGGCGGCGGTCGCCGGGCTGCGCGCGCTGCCGGGCGTCGTCGCGGTCGACACGCTCGTCTACGCCGCGGTGCACCGCGACGTGCTCGGCCCGGTCGGCCCGGTCACCTGCGAGGTGGACGAGGTCGACCTCGACCTGCTGCGGCTGCTGCAGGCCGACGGGCGCGCGTCGTACGTCGCGCTGGCCGAGGCGGTCGGGCTCACCCCGGCCGCGGTGCGCCGGCGGGTCCGGCGACTCGTCGCGTCGTCGGCGGTGCGGATCGGTGGGCTGGCCCGACGGACCCGGTTCGCGGGGCAGGACGTCACCGGCGTCGCGGTACGGGTCGGGGGTGCCCTCGACCCGGTCGTCGCCGCGGTCCTGGAGCTGCCCGACGTCCTCTTCCTGGCGGCCACCTACGGTCGCGCCGACCTGCTGCTCACCCTCGCCGACGGCCGTTCGCAGCCGACCCTCGACGTGCTGGAGCGGATCCGCTCGCTGCCCGGCGTGCGCGACGTAGTGACCTGGCAGCACCTGGCGATCGTCAAGGAGTCCTACGACGCGCTGGCCCTCGTCCCGCAGGGGTGA